Proteins from a genomic interval of Flammeovirgaceae bacterium SG7u.111:
- a CDS encoding ATP-binding cassette domain-containing protein, with protein sequence MIEIQNVKKSFDGKQILHGISAKFRQGEANMIIGASGTGKSVLLKSIVGLVPPDEGDILYHNRNFYKADRQEQKEIRREIGMLFQGSALFDSLTVEQNVRFPLDMLSNMSSSEKEDRVNLCLKRVELEHAGKKMPSEISGGMKKRVGIARAIVHNSQYLFCDEPNSGLDPNTAILIDNLIFEITKEYNLTTVIVSHDMNSMMEIGEHILFLHKGHLVWEGSNDEVLDATQPELETFIFSNNLMRKYKTLSK encoded by the coding sequence ATGATAGAAATACAAAATGTAAAAAAGAGTTTTGATGGTAAGCAGATCTTGCATGGGATCAGTGCTAAGTTTAGGCAGGGAGAAGCCAATATGATAATAGGGGCAAGTGGAACGGGGAAAAGTGTGTTGCTAAAAAGCATTGTAGGCTTAGTTCCGCCCGATGAAGGTGATATTCTTTATCATAATAGAAACTTTTACAAAGCTGACAGACAAGAGCAAAAGGAAATTAGAAGGGAAATAGGAATGCTTTTCCAAGGCAGTGCCCTGTTCGATTCGCTCACAGTAGAGCAAAATGTACGCTTCCCTCTCGACATGCTTTCCAATATGTCGTCCAGTGAAAAGGAAGATAGGGTGAACTTATGCCTTAAGCGAGTTGAGCTAGAGCACGCTGGCAAAAAAATGCCTTCTGAAATTAGTGGTGGAATGAAAAAAAGGGTTGGGATTGCCCGAGCAATTGTACATAACTCCCAGTACCTGTTTTGCGATGAGCCTAATTCAGGTCTAGATCCAAATACCGCAATTTTGATTGATAATTTGATATTTGAGATTACCAAAGAATATAACCTGACCACGGTAATTGTATCGCATGATATGAATTCCATGATGGAAATTGGAGAGCATATCCTCTTTTTGCATAAAGGGCATTTGGTGTGGGAAGGAAGTAACGATGAAGTGCTAGACGCCACCCAACCAGAGTTGGAAACATTTATTTTTTCCAACAACCTAATGAGGAAATACAAAACATTGAGTAAGTAG
- a CDS encoding ABC transporter permease — translation MKSLGRYLIFMGKIFSNREPLRVYIKLFFEECILIGIDSLTIVVIVSVFIGAVMCVQTAYNLVSPLIPTYVIGVIVRDMTLLEVAPTFTAIVFAGKVGSNIAGGLGTMKITEQVDALEVMGINSASYLVLPKILAGIFMYPLLVVLAGFLAMYGGYLAGTLAGVITEEEYIYGIRADFIPLNVTFAVIKSYVFAFLIVTISAYKGYFTEGGALEVGKSSTKAVTNSCISILIADFLLAQFLI, via the coding sequence ATGAAAAGCTTAGGCAGGTACCTGATTTTTATGGGGAAAATCTTTTCCAACCGTGAGCCACTTCGGGTTTATATCAAACTTTTTTTTGAAGAATGTATCTTGATTGGGATCGACTCGCTCACTATTGTGGTGATCGTTTCGGTGTTTATAGGTGCGGTAATGTGTGTACAAACAGCGTACAATCTTGTAAGCCCCTTAATTCCAACCTACGTAATCGGTGTGATAGTAAGAGACATGACCCTGCTTGAAGTAGCTCCTACATTCACGGCAATTGTATTTGCGGGAAAGGTGGGGTCTAATATAGCAGGTGGCTTAGGTACCATGAAGATTACCGAGCAAGTAGATGCACTAGAGGTAATGGGAATTAACTCGGCATCCTACTTGGTGCTGCCAAAGATTTTGGCTGGCATTTTTATGTACCCGTTATTAGTGGTACTTGCCGGTTTTTTGGCGATGTATGGAGGGTATTTGGCAGGGACTCTTGCTGGGGTGATCACCGAAGAAGAATATATTTACGGAATTAGAGCTGATTTTATTCCACTGAACGTGACGTTTGCGGTGATCAAGTCGTATGTATTTGCCTTTTTGATCGTAACTATTTCTGCTTACAAAGGCTATTTTACCGAAGGAGGAGCATTAGAGGTTGGTAAATCGAGCACCAAAGCTGTTACGAACAGTTGTATCTCGATATTGATTGCAGATTTTCTATTAGCTCAGTTTCTTATATAA
- a CDS encoding BlaI/MecI/CopY family transcriptional regulator, whose protein sequence is MKNNQLPKPTESELEILQLLWEFGPSTVRFVNDKLNSLKETGYTTTLKLMQIMFDKGLVDRERSGKTHIYEALAKEEDTQIELLDRFVDKVFKGSATKLMLQALGRKKASPEELEQIRKLLDDMENN, encoded by the coding sequence ATGAAAAACAATCAACTGCCAAAACCGACCGAGTCTGAGCTCGAAATCCTTCAACTTTTATGGGAGTTTGGCCCAAGCACGGTGCGGTTTGTAAACGACAAGCTCAACAGCTTGAAAGAAACCGGCTATACTACTACCCTCAAGCTTATGCAAATAATGTTTGACAAAGGATTGGTAGACCGAGAACGCTCAGGGAAAACCCATATTTACGAAGCCTTGGCAAAAGAAGAAGATACTCAAATCGAACTCCTCGACAGGTTTGTAGATAAGGTATTTAAAGGCTCTGCCACGAAGCTTATGCTCCAGGCACTGGGAAGAAAAAAAGCTTCCCCAGAAGAACTTGAGCAAATTAGGAAATTATTGGATGACATGGAAAACAACTAA
- a CDS encoding M56 family metallopeptidase, protein MNNIIEALSVTILHSLWQGLLIAVILGISLKILRKHSAQKRYFTSIAALFLLATVSIATFFISYQSEGTSTVLTDEAITNLEAADLLVYYTQDQSILAKVQATYQSIVSLIKTYSSTIFVVWLVGVGFFSLRFISGLYYIQKIRTQKVSPVSVFWEEKLNAMCQKIGIRSKVKMLKSSMVEVPTVVGWLRPVILMPISMMAQMPVPELEGVLAHELAHIRRNDYLLNMIQSIIEIVLFYNPAAWWISVCINDERENCCDDIALQATGSAKDYIKALANLAQAQYREPELALSVMGKRGSVLYRIRRIVAIGQNQFETAHALSQRTIGRFAAAMLVLCALIFFTLSSGYKESQAQDVPFEERIASAESLPVVEEFTSPDDTTKKQVKVKVMQFASNDSMKVTLSDPLSWTSEETIVLDPADSSHAQVFFLESDGDDAGIWLSEEEELEIDAPLHMFMLADDTSKKKMKYKIKTIEKKGKEGENVFFNVHSSNTDSTVWVVNVETDSTNNTKSFKYRINATDGYSVEVDTLSEKGKRTITIHNKDSKENSVIIDYKNIKGKKVTELKGKGNSIFTFNDEEEINGKKVAVEYKGIHIRSADGDKKPLYILDGEEISQEELENIAPEKIAFMNVLKGNSAIDKYGEKGKNGVVEITLSDKIIEQSKKTIQIRSLDDNKQPLFIIDGKEVSHGFIKTIDPDNIKQLDVHKGEIAIHYFGEKGKNGVVEITLKEKNKAEEKIQFPTFKDGKTPLFILDGNEISKEKIPIEIIESINVLKGEKAIEKYGEKAKDGVLEVKSKSNFKIKEKAKVKVKNTEQLDLSQTAFFIDGIESDLEEVNQLKKGYVIEKVEVLKGKENVEKYGVDAENIMLITTKSGKGSSNLSLEFSSKSAFANSIATYPNPTDGVLNIGFKLAEKERVKVDIYNLSGKKVDTILNKSMPAGIHEVTWDSKDYGSGAYILHIKTNGETVERKILVNK, encoded by the coding sequence ATGAATAATATAATTGAAGCCTTGAGTGTTACCATATTACACTCACTCTGGCAAGGGTTACTCATTGCAGTTATACTGGGTATTTCCCTCAAAATATTAAGGAAACACAGTGCTCAAAAGAGATATTTCACCTCCATTGCAGCCTTGTTTTTATTGGCGACAGTTTCCATAGCTACGTTCTTTATCTCGTACCAATCTGAAGGCACATCGACGGTACTCACAGATGAGGCAATTACCAATTTGGAAGCAGCCGATTTACTTGTTTACTACACCCAAGACCAATCTATATTAGCCAAGGTACAGGCTACTTACCAAAGCATAGTAAGCCTGATAAAAACCTATTCTTCTACCATCTTTGTAGTTTGGTTAGTCGGAGTTGGTTTTTTCTCTCTCAGATTTATCTCTGGCTTGTATTACATACAAAAAATCAGGACTCAAAAAGTTTCTCCTGTTTCAGTTTTTTGGGAAGAAAAGCTCAATGCTATGTGCCAAAAAATAGGAATAAGGTCTAAAGTGAAAATGCTTAAATCAAGCATGGTGGAAGTGCCAACTGTAGTTGGATGGCTGCGCCCTGTCATCTTGATGCCAATTAGCATGATGGCTCAAATGCCTGTCCCCGAATTGGAAGGTGTTCTTGCCCACGAACTGGCCCATATCCGCCGCAACGATTACCTGCTCAATATGATTCAGTCTATAATTGAAATTGTATTATTCTACAACCCTGCCGCTTGGTGGATATCTGTTTGTATCAACGATGAACGTGAAAACTGCTGCGACGATATTGCCCTCCAAGCTACGGGAAGTGCCAAAGACTATATAAAAGCCTTAGCAAACCTTGCGCAAGCGCAGTACAGAGAACCTGAGTTGGCACTTTCTGTCATGGGCAAGCGAGGCAGTGTACTTTACCGCATCAGGAGGATTGTTGCCATTGGGCAAAACCAGTTTGAAACAGCACATGCCCTCTCCCAGCGAACTATTGGGCGCTTTGCAGCGGCTATGTTAGTACTTTGCGCTTTAATCTTTTTCACCCTTTCTTCGGGCTACAAAGAGAGCCAAGCCCAAGATGTTCCTTTTGAAGAAAGAATAGCTAGCGCTGAAAGTTTGCCTGTTGTGGAAGAGTTCACTTCTCCCGACGATACCACCAAAAAGCAGGTAAAAGTGAAGGTAATGCAGTTTGCAAGCAACGATTCAATGAAGGTCACATTATCCGATCCCCTCTCTTGGACTTCGGAAGAAACCATTGTGCTCGACCCCGCTGACAGCAGCCATGCTCAGGTATTTTTCTTGGAAAGCGATGGTGACGACGCAGGCATCTGGTTATCAGAGGAAGAAGAATTGGAAATTGATGCACCCCTGCACATGTTTATGCTCGCCGACGATACTTCAAAAAAGAAAATGAAGTACAAAATCAAGACCATTGAGAAAAAGGGCAAAGAAGGAGAAAACGTATTTTTCAATGTTCATTCTTCCAATACTGACAGTACAGTTTGGGTGGTAAACGTGGAAACCGACTCGACGAATAATACCAAGTCGTTCAAATACAGAATAAATGCTACTGATGGTTACTCTGTAGAAGTTGATACCCTCTCTGAAAAAGGAAAAAGAACGATTACTATCCACAACAAAGACTCGAAAGAGAACTCGGTAATTATTGATTATAAAAACATTAAAGGTAAAAAAGTAACCGAACTTAAGGGCAAAGGAAACAGCATATTTACTTTTAATGACGAGGAAGAAATAAATGGGAAAAAAGTGGCAGTGGAATACAAAGGCATCCATATCCGCAGTGCCGATGGCGATAAAAAACCACTCTATATTTTAGACGGGGAAGAGATTTCTCAAGAAGAACTTGAAAATATAGCCCCAGAAAAGATTGCATTTATGAATGTTTTGAAAGGAAATTCTGCCATTGATAAATATGGTGAAAAGGGAAAAAATGGCGTAGTGGAGATTACTTTGAGTGATAAAATAATTGAACAAAGTAAAAAAACAATCCAAATCAGGTCTTTAGATGATAACAAGCAACCTTTATTCATTATTGATGGAAAAGAGGTTTCTCATGGATTTATCAAAACTATTGACCCTGATAATATCAAGCAGTTGGATGTTCATAAAGGAGAAATCGCTATTCATTATTTTGGTGAAAAGGGAAAAAATGGTGTAGTGGAAATCACCTTGAAGGAGAAGAATAAAGCTGAAGAAAAAATACAATTCCCAACCTTCAAAGATGGAAAAACACCTCTATTTATTTTAGATGGCAACGAAATTTCAAAAGAAAAAATCCCAATAGAGATAATTGAATCTATAAATGTGCTTAAAGGAGAAAAGGCTATTGAAAAATATGGAGAGAAAGCTAAAGACGGTGTATTGGAAGTAAAGTCTAAAAGTAATTTTAAGATAAAAGAAAAAGCCAAGGTTAAAGTAAAAAATACAGAACAATTAGACTTATCTCAAACTGCATTTTTTATTGATGGGATTGAATCTGACCTTGAAGAAGTGAATCAGTTGAAAAAAGGCTATGTCATAGAAAAAGTGGAGGTGTTGAAAGGAAAAGAAAATGTAGAGAAATATGGCGTGGACGCTGAAAATATAATGCTGATAACAACCAAGTCAGGCAAAGGGTCTTCTAATTTGTCATTAGAGTTTTCTTCTAAGTCGGCTTTTGCCAATTCTATAGCCACCTATCCTAACCCCACAGATGGCGTTTTAAATATAGGTTTCAAACTAGCAGAAAAGGAACGTGTAAAGGTAGACATCTATAACCTTTCAGGAAAAAAGGTTGATACCATTTTGAACAAATCTATGCCTGCCGGAATACATGAAGTAACTTGGGATTCAAAGGACTATGGTTCTGGCGCTTACATTCTTCATATAAAAACAAATGGAGAAACGGTAGAGAGAAAAATTCTTGTGAACAAGTAA
- a CDS encoding sigma-70 family RNA polymerase sigma factor has protein sequence MKKYKVSDCELISQYKKGNESAFEELVLRHKNKIFTTILLIVKDQYVAEDLLQETFIKAIKTIKTGRYNEEGKFLPWISRIAHNMAIDNFRKQKRYPMIVMEDGSNVFNTLEFSEDSFESQQIKNEVHARLRELIQNLPEAQREVLMMRHYMKMSFQEIAETTGVSINTALGRMRYALINLRKQMNPEASNEKKEKQDSSDSK, from the coding sequence ATGAAGAAATACAAAGTAAGTGATTGCGAATTAATAAGCCAGTACAAAAAAGGAAACGAAAGCGCTTTTGAGGAACTAGTACTAAGACACAAAAACAAAATCTTTACGACGATCTTGTTGATAGTAAAGGACCAATACGTGGCAGAGGACCTGCTGCAGGAGACCTTTATCAAGGCAATAAAGACGATCAAGACAGGCAGGTACAACGAGGAGGGGAAGTTCCTCCCGTGGATCTCGAGGATAGCCCACAACATGGCGATCGACAATTTCAGGAAGCAGAAGCGCTACCCGATGATCGTGATGGAGGACGGCAGCAACGTTTTCAACACGTTGGAGTTCTCGGAAGACTCTTTCGAGTCGCAGCAGATCAAGAACGAGGTCCACGCCCGTTTGCGGGAGCTGATCCAGAACCTCCCGGAAGCGCAGCGTGAGGTGCTCATGATGAGGCACTACATGAAGATGAGCTTCCAGGAGATCGCCGAGACTACCGGCGTGAGTATCAATACCGCCCTTGGCCGCATGCGTTATGCCTTGATCAACTTGAGGAAACAAATGAACCCTGAAGCGAGCAATGAAAAAAAAGAGAAACAAGATAGCAGCGATTCAAAATGA